From Aricia agestis chromosome 11, ilAriAges1.1, whole genome shotgun sequence, a single genomic window includes:
- the LOC121731712 gene encoding ankyrin repeat domain-containing protein 29, with product MSLKKESRTDVQFHLAALRGDRDRLRQLLDTGKVHIDSRDRDGTTPLILSAAMGHAECVAELLAQGADPACCRTTGTSALFFAAQGGFLDIARLLLDAGAAIDAPSLDGGTPLFVACQCGHLPVVEELIKRGADVNSCMKDRATPLFIAAQNGHASVCVTLLRAGARPDRARADRATPLWIAAQCGHAAAARALLAAGAAVDAVRQDGATPLFKAAHKGHSAVVAELLPYKPNLGILPNGQTALHGAAMFGQLECVRQLARLTGPHVKNAAGLTPAQVATAARHGAVAAYLQQLPRA from the exons AAAGAGTCCCGCACGGACGTTCAGTTCCACCTGGCGGCGCTGCGCGGGGACCGCGACCGCTTGCGACAGCTGCTCGACACCGGCAAGGTGCACATCGACTCCAGGGACAGG GACGGCACGACGCCGCTGATCCTGTCGGCGGCGATGGGGCACGCGGAGTGCGTGGCGGAGCTGCTGGCGCAGGGCGCGGACCCCGCCTGCTGCAGGACG ACAGGAACGAGCGCGCTGTTCTTCGCGGCGCAGGGCGGGTTCCTGGACATCGCGCGCCTGCTGCTCGACGCCGGTGCCGCCATCGACGCGCCCAGCCTG GACGGCGGCACCCCGCTGTTCGTGGCGTGTCAGTGCGGCCACCTGCCCGTCGTCGAGGAGCTCATCAAGAGGGGCGCCGATGTCAACTCCTGTATGAAG GATCGAGCGACCCCTCTATTCATAGCGGCGCAGAACGGTCACGCGTCGGTGTGTGTGACGCTACTGCGGGCGGGGGCGCGGCCGGACCGCGCGCGTGCCGACCGCGCCACGCCGCTGTGGATCGCGGCGCAGTGCGGACACGCGGCCGCCGCGCGCGCGCTGCTGGCTGCCGGCGCCGCTGTCGACGCCGTTAGACAG GACGGCGCGACGCCGCTGTTCAAGGCGGCGCACAAGGGTCACTCGGCGGTGGTCGCCGAGCTGCTGCCCTACAAACCCAACCTGGGTATACTACCG AACGGCCAGACGGCGTTGCACGGCGCGGCGATGTTCGGTCAGCTGGAGTGCGTGCGGCAGCTAGCGCGACTTACCGGCCCGCACGTGAAAAACGCCGCCGGACTCACACCCGCacag GTGGCGACTGCGGCGCGGCACGGCGCGGTGGCCGCGTACCTGCAGCAGCTACCGCGCGCCTGA
- the LOC121731711 gene encoding lymphokine-activated killer T-cell-originated protein kinase homolog — protein MSEFCTPVKPKAKIEDGEKISIPPSPFLHRLGYGTGVSVMQLVRSPKAGQIRSPWALKMLNKRVKPNKVYTDRLQAEAELLQRMSHPNIVGFRAFGKNKILYLGMEACDLSLGDMIEKKVEENCDPFTVKQMLKVAMDIGKALDYLHTKMQILHGDMKSYNVLVNGDFQICKLCDFGVTLPLDENGIFDKENAKNVLYYGTEAWSAPEVINGGVISNKTDVWSLGLTIWEMMALMPPHSQTDDTLDYTIDSEADESMLQDHVFERYGTRPDVPANIAEQEYAGPLALFWCCTETAPAARPTAQHLAAAAEDMYTVFL, from the exons ATGTCCGAATTCTGCACGCCAGTGAAACCGAAAGCTAAAATAGAAGATGGTGAGAAAATATCCATCCCTCCATCACCATTCCTACATCGGTTGGGATATGGCAcag GAGTGTCTGTTATGCAGCTGGTGCGGTCACCCAAGGCGGGGCAAATCCGCTCCCCGTGGGCTTTGAAAATGTTGAACAAGCGGGTCAAACCGAATAAGGTGTACACAGACCGTCTCCAAGCTGAGGCAGAGCTGCTGCAGCGCATGTCCCACCCCAACATCGTCGGTTTCCGAGCTTTCGGGAAGAACAAAATACTGTACCTGGGCATGGAAGCCTGTGACTTGTCTCTAGGAGACATGATCGAGAAGAAGGTGGAAGAGAATTGCGACCCTTTTACTGTAAAACAGATGTTAAAG GTGGCCATGGACATTGGCAAAGCACTGGACTACCTTCACACAAAGATGCAGATTCTACATGGAGACATGAAGTCATACAATGTGCTGGTGAATGGAGACTTCCAGATATGCAAGTTGTGTGACTTCGGAGTCACCCTGCCATTGGATGAAAATGGAATATTTGACAAGGAAAATGCAAAAAATGTCTTGTACTATG GTACCGAGGCATGGAGTGCACCTGAAGTTATCAACGGTGGAGTGATCTCCAATAAGACTGACGTGTGGTCCCTCGGCCTCACCATCTGGGAGATGATGGCGCTCATGCCCCCGCACTCACAGACCGATGACACCCTCGACTACACTATAGACAGCGAGGCAGATGAGAGCATGCTACAAGATCATGTCTTTGAAAGATATG GCACCCGTCCGGACGTGCCGGCCAACATAGCCGAGCAGGAGTACGCGGGTCCGCTGGCTCTGTTCTGGTGCTGCACGGAGACCGCGCCCGCCGCGAGACCCACCGCGCAACACCTCGCAGCCGCCGCCGAAGATATGTACACCGTGTTCTTGTAA